The Primulina tabacum isolate GXHZ01 chromosome 1, ASM2559414v2, whole genome shotgun sequence genome contains the following window.
CTGGGGAGATCAACCTTCTTCCCGAAAATGCTATGTGGAAGCAGTCCGGACTGATCAGAGCAAAAACAAGAGAGAAGGGAAGAAAGCAAGGGTGAATGAAGTAGGAGGAAGAGTGGTGGAGAGAGGGGAAGTACATTTTGTAGCAGAGGAGGAGCAGGAGATGATAGAAGTCGGACCAGGCCAGCAAATCCGGGTGGCTCGGGACTTAAGTGCATCCACCCCAGTTAGTTTGATTAACTGTTTGAAAGCTAATATTCATGTGTTTGCCTGGTCCCAACAGGAATTGACATGGATTTCTCCCCTAATATCGGAGCACCAACTGAACATTCTCCCGGGATCTCACCTGGTGAAGCAAAAGAAGAGACACTTTGTTCCTGAAAAGgacaaagttattgatgagCAAGTGAAAGAACTTTTGAAGGCCGGCCACATTCGGGATATTCAATTTCCTACatggctctcgaatgtggtgTTGGTGCCTAAATCTACCGGGAAGTGGCGGATGTATGTAGATTTACGCGATCTTAATAAAGCTTGTCCCAAGGATCATTATCCCCTATCTAGGATTGATCAGCTGGTGGATTCCACCTCAGGTTTTGAATTGCTGAGTTTCATGGACGCATATACCAGGGGTATCATCAAATCTCCCTGGCCAAGAGTGATCAAGATAaggccagcttcatcacctcgggaggtacattttgttatattgtaatgcttttcgggttgaagaattcaggggctactTACCAGCGTCTAATGAACAAAGTCTTTGAGAAGCAGCTGGGACGAAATGTGGAAGTTTATGTGGATAAATTATGGGAAAGTCCCGGGAGGTTGCGAACTTTATTGTTGATCTAGAAGAAACTTTTGCCACTCTCATTCATTACGGGATCAAGCTTAACCCTGCCAAGTGTATTTTTGGGGTAAAAATGGCAAATTCTTGAGATTCATAGTGACAGATCGGGGGATCGAGGTGAATCAGGAGAAAGTCAAATCTGTACTGTGCATGCCATCTCCTCGATCTGTCAAAGAAGTACAGAAGctgaccgggaggattgcttccCTTTCTCGATTTATTTCCCGGTCAGCACACATGAGTTATCCTTTCTTTCAAGTCTTGAGGAAGGCCCAACAATTCGGATGAGATGAGAAATGTGAATAGGCCTTCCAGGATTTGAAGATTCATCTTGCAGAGCTCCCTGTATTGGTGAAGCCGGAGCCCAGGGAGAAGCTATTCGTATATCTATCTACTACAGAGTATGCTGTCAGCTCAGTTCTAATAAAAGAAGAAGGCTCTGATCAAAAGCTTATCTATTATATCAGCCATGCTCTAAGAGGACCCGAGCTCTGGtacagtgaagtagagaagatttCTTTGGCCTTGATCATGACCGCCCGGAAGCTAAGGCCCTACTTCCTGTCACATCAAATCATTGTTCTTACCAATAGTCCTCTCGGAAGGATTATGACTCACTCAGAAGTATTCGGGCGAATGATCAAGTGGACAGTAGAGTTGGGGGAATATGACATCAAGTACAAACCCCGGGTTGCCATCAAAGCACAAGCTCTGTCAGATTCTTTACCAGAAATGGTCCAACCCAATGAAGAGGAAGTATGGAGAGTATTCGTTGATGGGTCGTCTAGCCTTGCCGGGTGTGGAGTAGGGGTTGTGATAATATCTCTCCCGAGAGAAAAGATTAAACTGGCACTAAAGATGGACTTCCGGGTAACAACCAATGAGGCCGAGTATGAGGCTGTTCTGGCTGGTATCCAAGTTGCCCGGGAAGTCGGAGCTTCCCGGATTATTCTGTATTCCGATTCGCAACTCATCACTCAACAGATATAGGGCGTGTATGAAGATAAGGATGACATGATTCTAAAGTACTTACAGCTCATCAAAGCCCGAGCAGAAGTCTTTGCGGATTGGGGTATTGAACAAATACCCCGGGAGGAAAATGGCGAGGCAGATACTCTGGCAAAAATGGCTGCTCCTTTGTCAGAAGTTAGCACTCGGAAGGTCTTGCATGTTTCCCGGTTGATCCTTTCCactgaggaagaaatattaccaACACCTGAGGACTCCTGGATGAcaccaatcatcaaattcattaGTAATAAAGAGATATCCGAAGACAAAGCCCGAGCTCAGAAGATTAAGAGACAAGctcccaggtttgttctcttaaataatatGTTGTACATGAGATCATTTCAGGGACCTCTTTTGAAATGTTTATATGAGAAAGAGGTGGATTATGTCCtccgagagattcatgaagggtGTTGTGCTGAGCACCTCGGAGGAATATCTATGGCTCGGAAAACAATTCTTGCTAGTTTCTTGTGGCCAACTCTTAGTCAAGAATCTGCTCGGGTGGTCCAATCTTGTGAGGGCTGTCAACATCattcgaattttaaacatagctCGGCTACTCTCATGAAGTCTATTTGGGCATCTTGCCCTTTTGATAAGTGGGGCATAGATATTGTGGGTCCTTTCCCAATTGTCCGGGCTCATATACCCTGGCGCTCGGggggtcattttctaccgcccgggcgccacctCTTCTGTACAAATGTTTATGTTCGTACTATTTTGGCGTCCGGCCTTTCCAATCAAgttcttacaacgtcaattcatatacaatattcattttctcaattccattgtcatgatatacatcaaatacataatcacatatcaaattcattaattatcgataatcatataagatttacgataatacgatacacggtccttacatttctccccctcttaaaagatttcgtcctcgaaatctcaaacatctttatatacataacattggcaaacatttaatatgtcaccagttatagtacatatcaaagctaaaatcagtaaaaaggtcagaatacatcgaatacaatggaacagatgtcatagaatcaaacaaatgcggatacgaatctcgcatcttgctctccaattcccacgtttATTCTTCAataccatgtcgtgtccattgtactcgaactagAGGGATCGATTTGTttctcaatatcttttcctttcgatccataatgcgaacaggttgttcaacataggaaagagaaggatccagttcaacctcatcaggtgcaagtacatgtgatggatctggttcatatttcctcagcattgaaacatgaaacacatcgtgaatggcagatagagctggtggcaatgccaatcgatacgcaagatcatcaactcgatcaagaatctcgtatggaccaacatatcgaggagataacttccctcgcatgccgaatagaacagtgcctctaaagggagatattttcaaaaacactctgtcacctttctggaattccaagggtcgtcttcgtttgttcgcataattcgtttgacgatcctgagcagctttcattcgctgccgaattaactgaacctaatcgttcatttcctgtatcatttcaggtccagtcaattgtctctcaccaatctcatcccagaataacggtgatctacatcgtctcccatatagagctttaaacggtgccataccgatactcgtctgaaagctattattatacgaaaattcaaccaatggtaaggcatcttgccatcccattctgaagtccatcacaacagcacgcaacatatcctctaacgtttgaatcgtacgctcggtctggccatcaatttgaggatgataagcagtactcatagccaaacgcgtacccatcgcttcttgaaaactaccccagaatttagaagcaaatctgggatcacgatcagatacaatcgagactggtacaccatgcagtctcacaacattctcaatgtataaacgagccattctcttataaggataagtccgctccTACGGAACAAAATGTACAGATTTCGAAAtccgatcaataataacccaaatagcatcacagcccttgggcgaacgaggtaaatgagtcacaaaatccatagcaatatgttcccaattccatttcgggatttcaagactatggagtaatcctccaggtttcattctctcggctttcacttgctggcagacaagacatttagaaataaactcagcaatgtccttcttcgtacgtttccaccagaattgaggcctcaatgtcaaatacatttttcgacctccagggtgaatgctgtatttgctacaatgtgcttctcgaagaagggcagatttcaaatcagaattatcaggaactaccagccgaccattaagtcgtaaagaaccatcagatgAAAACtggaatccagactgatgtcttGCAGacacaagttctttcgacttttggatctgagcatcgcttcgttgggcctttcgtattttcgatatcaagttcggctcaatttgcaatgctgagacagtgacagaattccaattcgagtgaaaagtcctgccagaagtacatatatcctcgtgtactttggcgacattgACAGAAGCTAGaacagaatcatgaactttacggctcagggcatccgcagtaacattcaccgatccagggtgatattgaatctcacaatcaaaatctttcatgagatccatccacctgcgttgcctcatattcaaatcagattgagagaagagatatttcagacttttatggtccgaatatataacaaacttttctccgtacaagtaatggcgccaaatcttcaaagcaaatacaatgacagccaattcgagatcatgaacaggataatgagtttcatgagatttcaattgacgagacgcataagcaaccactttgccatgttgcatcaaaacacatcctaaacctttaccagacgcatctgtacacaccacaaatcctccgatACCTGaaggaatagtaagcacaggtgatGTGGttaatctcgtcttcaattcaagaaaactagcttcacattcatctgaccaaatgaatcgctgattcttctgtgtcagttgagtaataggtttagctattttcgaaaatccttcaataaaacgacgataatatccagctaaacccatgaagctacgaatctcaggaacattcgtaggtcttggacaattcaatacagcttcgaccttcgcaggatcaacagatatgccatgtctcgaaatgacgtggcccaaaaatatcactttgtccatccagaattcacatttggacaatttagcatataaatgactagtacgaagagtttgaagtaccagtctcagatgttcagcatgctcctttttcgattttgaatacacaagaatatcatcaataaaaacaataacgaatcggtctagataatctcggaagacacgattcattaaatccataaagatagcaggagcattcgtaagaccaaaaggcataaccaagaattcatagtggccatacctcgtacgaaaagcagttttgggcacatcttctgTAAAAGCCCGAAAattcttactttgaaaattggcggaaaattaaaaatttttcttttaaaataaatggagtgcctcatccataaaatcaactgatgaatcaagttcaatttttaaaaataaaaataaaatatagcagcggaagaaaataaagtttgccaaaaataacaattcaaagaatgtccaacaactggtaaaaatgtttgagcataaaatgacatgtgctgaaactgaggtcctcgggtgccactactgccaacccaagctggctcactggtccccgccctcggccttggcctcatcagtacctacaacaatcaagtctagtgagcctaaagactcagcatgcaaatatcgtaggtaacgagaaaatgtaatttgtatggataaaatatcatgtcatgaggcttacttaaaataacttgtactgagcaattataatacgtgcataactgaacagaAAGTCATAGTAAATAGATTGTTTGCTCCTtagagccctgtactgaaataactgataaaaattttctgttgagattatggtctacgcctgtggcccctgcactgaactgaactgatcggtaactggctaccggggagtatcaaactgaactgagctgaccggtcactggcgaccgggtggtaccaaactgaactgatcggtcactggtgaccatataaaataatgctcccataatagtgaattgaccacaagcaatatcgcataaatctcaaaaataagtattttctattttcatgcacgtaatataattaaatggcataatgaaaatatcctgtatattttaccaactggattggatcgttcctaggctcgctgcaacctaaatatgccatgaaaaatatgcaataacttatacttgaccaaactatgcaattaagtttgaaaatgcgacaattacatctaacgacttcgtatttaatcatgactccgaaccaacccgaaccaacactgaacagacgtatagtcatgattagaatacgcttaaaattatgaactaatgctcataatatgatgagggtcgaaatctaggtcaAATGgtggccaaaacaagaaacgctctttcgagagtcaatttggcacatcgcaccgtaaattctcgtacgacctcaaaaatgatccgaatcacaaacggtcaaaaatatgaccttcctaactcaatggggcactgttcagtccaaggccataggcaaAAATCCGACCGataactcgaacgagcctccaaaccaacacagcaacttgctgtaaatttccagcagctgtaccatcgcgtatcttgtgttgtttacgagactaccggccattggggcgtgaaccacctaccagagactcttaccaacatcccaaggaatgatttgaaccatggctaagggccctaggccagccacaatcctcaccattccagcaaccaaccaaaagctcttaccgagggccctcatgcgtgcgtgtgtggtgttgtgcttcgcttgctgtctcgactcgttccagtggccattgattgaccatagcacgatctagacatctaggggcatggtatgaaacgtggctaagggccataggccaaccaagatccataccaacccaACCAAAGCCGAACTCATATGCTGTCAAAATCgaagggggccgagaggggagggggctgttcttgtttttaaattgaaaaccgatgagccatggaccaagccaccaaaagggcgaacTTAGtctcgtcttagacatgctaggggagtgatccaaccatggctataggcccctagggcagccatgatcagatccttacccttggacaacaaaactgaatttttgaaGCTCAATATGACACTCATGGGGGATGTGCTGTCATTGACGAATTCTAGTGTGTATGGGACTGGAACCAACATTCTatcatgaccctaacatgtcctagtacatgttcatatgcagatttgagcccctggaacgagccatccctgaaatcgaaacaaaatataccaatcgtgaagcatggtagaaccaaaaatctgcatgttatatttttctgaaaattcttggtgtgtttcggtttttgcatggaaatgatgatcatgtaatgtaaaaataatgataataggacttgattgaggtttgaaagaatctagacatgccttggttttcgtttgaatgaaaaacgaaagaatacgacgactcgacgcggaggaggtggagcgtttTCTTATCTTGCTTcttgctcgatttttctctcttgtttctagctatgagggtcacgatttttatactctataagctctgaatttcggtcatggggggagggagaatgatggttaggagagtgagggaagtgggtgcaagatataggggATAACTCAAGACCAGGTCTTcaccttttgaattttgaattctagtttgatatcaaatgatttgttggtgcttgTTGGAGTGAGGTGGCCGATCATAttaccatctagactaggtgaggataaggttgatcattaattaaatggtgctcccaaaaataaaagaattatcccactaattaaatacaaagaaagggtctaaggtgttgagttggcatatcaatgcttaatcaactaagggtggccgaaattacacaataaaaatgaaggggaaaatgttgtttagttgataaattttaataccttaagagccttacctatccctcaaataatttagtgaactaaccccttaattattgaacttaaatgaatttattttctactcacctcaagtagcttaaataattccttaaacttctttattaacttatttgctagctaaaataaatcctggaaatatttcctaaatcttaaatttatctctaaactccaactccagtccggcctcactgaaataactgaaagaataaaattaaactgctggctaaaataattaacttcaaagaaaaacatttaaataatcatgcaatgaagtcaattaaattcaaaatattagaattatgcatggctcgtacgtagtctaatttacgggttctacaatccttccccccttaaaagaaatttcgtcctcgaaattagaactcaccgaataattcTGGGTATCGACTCCTCATTtttggctcagactcccatgtagcttcctcctctgaatgattgagccatttgactttgactcgcttaaccaacttgttccgaagtttcttctactgccggtctaggatctgcactggtctctcctcataagacaggttcggagtaagctgcaatggctcaaagttcagcacatgcgaaggattcgccatgtactttctcagcatggagacgtggaacacattgtgtactccggccagattcggcggaagagcaacacgataagctagcgtcccaactctgtcaatgatctcaaagggtccaatgaatctcggactgagcttccctttcttcccaaatctcatgacacccttcataggtgccactttcacaaagacatgatcgcccactgcaaactctaactctctcctccgctgatcggcataactcttctagtcgactctgagcagtcctcatcctatcacggatcttgactactacatctgccgcctgctgaacaatctctggacccaactctgctctctctcctacttcatcccaatgaacaggagatctacacttgcggccatatagtgcttcatacggagccataccaatggaagactggaagctgttgttatagttGAACTCAatcaatggtaagttcgactcccaaatcccggagaaatcaatgacgcaagcacggagaagatcctctaagatctgaataactcgctctgactgctcatctgtctgcggatggaaagctgtgctaaacagcaacttcttacccatagtcgaatgcaaactcttccaaaacgaggaagtaaatctgggatctctgtcagatacgatagaaactggaataccatggagtcagactatctctcggatatacagctctgcatactgaaccatggtgaaagtcgtcttaataggcaagaagtgcgctgatttggtaagacgatctacaatcacccagatagcattcgatcctctggctgacctcggcaatccgatcacaaagtccatggtaacattctcccacttccactcgggaatagggagaggcttgagtaaacctgctggtctctgatgctcgggcttcactaactggcaggtcagacactcggacacaaatcgtctgatgtccttcttcataccaggccaccaatacaatagctgcagatctttgtacatcttcatactccctggatgaatagagtacgacgacgtatgggcttctgataagatatctgctcggatagaatcactgctaggaacacATATCCTgcctcggtatctcacaataccatcactgactgaatacaagacactgcccttggcttcatctctcttcttccactgtgccaattgctcatctgctgactgaccactgcgaatacggtccataagggaagactgaatggtcaaggtagatagacgaggaactctacctcgaggataagtctcgagatcaaacctctgtatctcaaactgaagaggtttctgaatcgtcaaatgagccatcactgc
Protein-coding sequences here:
- the LOC142504851 gene encoding uncharacterized protein LOC142504851, with amino-acid sequence MTSFTVVDSPSSYNIILGRPAMNELRAVASTYHQKIKFPVGTQSKNKREGKKARVNEVGGRVVERGEVHFVAEEEQEMIEVGPGQQIRVARDLSASTPVSLINCLKANIHVFAWSQQELTWISPLISEHQLNILPGSHLVKQKKRHFVPEKDKVIDEQVKELLKAGHIRDIQFPTWLSNVVLVPKSTGKWRMYVDLRDLNKACPKDHYPLSRIDQLVDSTSGFELLSFMDAYTRGIIKSPWPRVIKIRPASSPREDLKIHLAELPVLVKPEPREKLFVYLSTTEYAVSSVLIKEEGSDQKLIYYISHALRGPELWYSEVEKISLALIMTARKLRPYFLSHQIIVLTNSPLGRIMTHSEVFGRMIKWTVELGEYDIKYKPRVAIKAQALSDSLPEMVQPNEEEVWRVFVDGSSSLAGCGVGVVIISLPREKIKLALKMDFRVTTNEAEYEAVLADKDDMILKYLQLIKARAEVFADWGIEQIPREENGEADTLAKMAAPLSEVSTRKVLHVSRLILSTEEEILPTPEDSWMTPIIKFISNKEISEDKARAQKIKRQAPRDLF